AACGGCGTGCTCGACAAGCTGCTGAAGGCCGTGGGGCTGCCGGCCGTGGAGTGGCAGTCGGGCGGCGCGGCGGCATTCGCCTCCGTCGTCATCGTGACGCTGTGGTGGCGGGTCGGCTTCAACATGCTGATCTACCTGGCCGGCCTCCAGGGCATCAGCCCGGAGCTGTACGAGGCGGCGCGACTCGACGGCGCCGGCGGATGGCAGCGTTTCCGGTTCGTGACCGTCCCGCTGGTCGGCCCCTCGTCGTTCTTCCTGCTCATCATGAACGTCATCTACTCGTTCCAGGTGTTCGACATCGTCTTCGTGCTCACCGGCGGGGGGCCCCAGAACGCGACATCCGTTCTCGTCACCTACGCCTACAACAACGGCTTCGTCACTCGCGATCAGGGCTACGCCGCCGCGATCGGTGTCGTGCTGCTGGTGCTGACGCTCGTCTTCACCGCCGTGCAGTGGCGGGTCAGCCGCACCCGTGACCTGGTCGACTAGGAGCATCCTGTGACCGAGACCCTCCGCTGGCGCGTGATGCGCCTCGCCCTTGCCGTCGTCATCTCGATCATCGTGATCTTCCCGCTGTACTGGATGATCGTGGTGGCCTTCTCGACCCGCGCCGACCTGCTCGGCGGCGAGCTCCGCCTCTGGCCCGAAACACTCACACTGGCGAACTTCGAGCGGGTGTTCGCGGCGTTCCCTGTGGCGACCTGGTTCGGCAACTCGGCCGCCATCGCGATCACGGTTTCGCTCATCACGGTCGCGGTGAACCTCCTGGGCGGGTACGCGCTCGCCCACCTGCGGTTCCGCGGGTCGACGGTGCTCTTCCTGATCGCTCTGGCGACGCTGATGATCCCCGTGCAGGTGATCATGGTGCCGCTCTTCGGGCTGGTCACCGGGCTCGGGCTCTACGGAACCTACTGGGCGGTCATCCTGCCGACGGCCGCCTCGGCGTTCGGACTGTTCCTCGCCCGGCAGTTCATCCTCGCGATCCCCCGGGACCTGATCGAGGCAGCGCGGATGGACGGGGCCGGCAACTGGAGGGTGTTCACCCGCATCATCCTGCCGCTCTCGAAACCCCTGATCGCGGTGCTGTTCTTCATGAGCCTGCTGCAGACCTGGAACGACTTCGCCTGGCCGCTGATCGCCCTGAAGCAGAATGCGCTGTTCACGTTGCCGATCGGGCTGCTCTACCTGCAGGGCCAGTTCGGCGCGGACTACGGCGGCACGATGGCCTTCGCGATCATCAACGTGCTGCCGATGGTGGTGCTGTTCCTGGTGTTCCAGCGGTACTTCGTGCAGGGCTTCGCGCGGAGCGGGATCCGCTGACCCGGGCCTGACCCGGCCGCTGACCCGGCCCGTCGCTGGTCAGAGCGGCTTCCGCATCTCCATCTCCTGCTGGTGCGGGTTCAGGATGTACGGGAACAGCATCCCCGTGGCGACATACCCGCGGCTCTCGTACGCCGCGATGGCCCGCGCGTTCCCGGTGTGCACGTGGAGGTAGAGCGCATCGGCCTCGCCGCGCGCCCATTCCTCGACCCCCGCGAGCAGCAGATCGGTGACCCCCGACGCCCGTCCACGGTACGCGGGGGAGACGAAGACGCCCACCAGCATCGGACCCGTCGGGTCGAGGTAGCCGCCCATCGTGCCGACCCAGCGTCCGCCCGCCCCGTTGGTCGCGCCCGAGCCCGCTCTCTCGCTCTCGCTCGCGCTCTCGTCGATCGCGGCGAGGGCCGTGCCGCGCGGATTCTCGCCGCGACGTGCGCGTTCACGCCAGACGCGCTCACTGTGCCCCTCCGCCGCGGCGAGCGTCTCGCCGAACGCGATCGGAGTGTCGGCCAGCATCTCGAGCCGGAGGGCCCGCACTGCGGCCCAATCGGACTCCCTGGTGCGGCGGACGCTGATCGACGGGCTGTTCACTCTCCCAGCCTAGGGTGACGGCGTTCGGCGCGGGTGACCTCTGCGGTGCGCGAAAATGGATCCTGTGACCGTGACGATTCTGCCCGCCGACTGGAACCACCCCGACAGTGAGCGTCTTCGACGCGCCCAGCGGGACGAACTCGACACCCGGTATGGCGCAGACACCGAACCGGGAGTGAAACCGTCCGCCGACGACATCGCCGTGTTCCTCATGGCACGTGACGAGAACGGTGAGGCGGTCGGGTGCGGCGCGCTCCGGATGCTCGGCCCGTCCGAAGCGGAAGTGAAACGGATGTTCGTGGCGCAGCCGGCCCGGGGCAGCGGTGTCTCCACGGCGATCCTCCGCGCCCTCGAAGCGGAGGCCACCGCGCGCGGAATCACGACGCTCAAACTCGAGACGGGCCCCGCGCAGCCCGACGCCGTGCGCTTCTACACGCGGGAAGGGTACACACGCATCCCCCTCTTCGGTCACTACGTGCACTCGGAGGGCTCGCTCTGTTTCGCCCGCGACCTCGCCGCCGACTCGGCCGCCGACTCGGCCGCAGACGTGGCCGCCGACTCGGCCGCCGCGGCCGCCGCGGGTTCGGCAACTCCTCCCGCCTGATCTGCTGCGTCTGACCTGCTAGTACCGATGTGCTGCTCCTGACCTGCTAGTACCGATGTGCTGCTCCTGACCTGCCGCGTCGTGCGGCGTTCGTTCGTTCGTTCGTCCGTCGAGCTCTCGTTTCTGCTGGTCGCATCCAAGGTCTGATCCGGAAGCCCTCAGAAGGGTGCTGGTGTGTCGGGTCCGTTGTCGAATCGGACTTGGGGTGGGGCGAGGGGTGTGGGGTCGACGGTGTATTGGTGGCCGGCGGGTGAGGTCCAGGTGATGGTGCCGTCGGGGGTCTGTTCGATTGTCCATTCGGTGTGGTGTTTGACTTTGTGGTGGCTGCTGCAGAGGGGGCTGAGGTTGCGAAGTTCTGTGGTGCCTTCGTTGTTCCAGGGGATGGTGTGGTCGAGGTCTGCGGTCGCTGAAGGTTCGGGGCAGTGGGGGAAGGTGCAGTGGGTGTGGGTGAGGCGGATGAGTTCGTCGAGGTCAGCGGGTGGTTTGTATTTCTGTCGTCCGTAGGCGAGGGCGCAGCCGGTGGCGGGGTCGGTGAGCACGCGGGTGAAGCTGGGTGCGTTGCGGGTGAGGTGGAGGGCGGTGAGCTGGTCGATGGGTCCGTAGCCTTCGAGGTTCGCCCAGCCGTGCCCGCCGGCACCGTTGCGGAGGTCGTCGAGGTCTGCGTCGGTGAGAGCGGTGTCGGTCGCGCCGGTGTTGGCGGTGTCGCTGCCGCTGCCGGGGCCCGGGGTGGCGTCGCTGCCGGTGCTGGAGTGGGCGTGATCGCGATTCCTACTGCTGCTGTCATTGTCACGTCCATCGCCACTGTCGCGGCTACTGCTGCTGCCCTCGCTGTTGCTGACCGTCGGTGCGGGGCCTGTTCCGGTGCCGGGGATTGGGGCGCGGCTGCTCGCCCTGAGGCTGCTGGGGCTGGTGGTGCTGCTCGCCCGGGGGCTGTCGGGGGTGCCGCTGTGGAGGAGGGTGAGGGCGGGGACGGTGACGTGGATTCGGGCGCGGATGCCGGGGGTGGTGCCGGGGGTGGTGGGTTCGGCGTTGAGGAGGAGGTCGGTGAGGGTGTCGACGCGGAGGTGGGTGATCGTGCGGGGGTCGCCGGATTGTTTGGTGGAGCGGGCGAGGTCGGTGGCGCGGTTGTGGATCGCGACGGCTTCGACGGCGGGGATGTAGAGGGTGAGGTAGGCCATGCCGTCGGTGGCGGGGTCAAGGTCCAGGCGTCGCCGGTTGGCGGCGTCGAGGTGGCGTTGCACGGCGGTCGTGGGTTGCGCGGTTTCGGTGGCGGCGCGGGCGAGCGTGTCGAGGCGTTGCACGGTGACTGTCCGGGCGTGCGGGAGCAGGGCGTGTTCGTACGCCGGGAACGAGGCGACAGGCAACGTGTGGCTGTGGTGCACGATCTTCTCGGCGTGCCGGTAGGAGATCGCACCGGAGTGGAGGGCTGCCCGGGTGGCGGTGAACGGGCCGGCCAATCCTTCGCTGGTGTGCAGGAGCCGGCGGGTGTCGTTCTCTGACAGGTGGAGTGCGACGGCGAGTTCGGTGATGATCTGCCGTTCCACGACCATGTCGGAGGACCATTGCGGGCCGCCGGTGAACGAATCGACCGTGTGCAGCGCGGTCCCCGCTTGGCGGGCGACTTCGATGAGGTCGGTGAGGAGGGCGTGGGCGGCAGCGACGGCTTTGTGCTGCGTAATGACAGCGGACACCGCGGCCGCGAAACGGTCACGCTTCGACGGAACCGCAGATGGAACCGCGGACGGCACCGCAGATGGAACCGCGGACGGCACCGTGGCCGCTACCGCCGGCACCGCCGCCACCCGCCCCGCCACCGGCGAGGCCGGCACGCGGGCGGCGGGCGGTGGTGCCGCCGCTTCCGGCCGATCAATGATGAGGGATTCTCGTGTCATGGGTCAAGCCAACCATGATCCACCGACCGCCGCAGCCGAAAACCAGAACTGGTGGATAAGTCGCGAAACACGCCACCTGTGGAGGAGAAGAGGCTGCGGCCGAGGGGGTCGAGCGACGCAGGGAGAGAACGAAAACGAGGGATGCGCGACATCCACATCTCCGCTAATGTGTACGATGTTCACTTGCTGCGCGCCGGGCGTGGCGTGGAATAAACGCCGCTCCGTCCGCCTTCTCCCGAGGAGCCTGACGGCTCAGCTTCGACCTCCCGCGTCGAAGTCCGCACTGCACTCCCGCTTGAACCGACAGGAGCCCTGGTGTCCGACAAGACCCTCCCCGATACACGATCTGCGCAGGCACCGCAGGCACCGCAGAAGCCCCAGCGCCCCAGAACCGAGACCCCGGTCATCCAGAGCGACGAAGAGGCCCGCCTGGCCGCCCGCAACAAACTCGTCATCGGGATCCTGCTCGTCAGCGCGTTCATCGTCATCCTGAACGAGACCATCATGAGCGTGGCGCTGCCTCGCCTGATGGAAGACCTCAGCATCCCGGCCGAGTCGGCCCAGTGGCTCACGACGGCGTTCATGCTGACCATGGCCGTGGTCATCCCGATCACCGGCTTCCTGCTGCAGCGTTTCAACACCCGCCCCGTGTTCATCGCCGCAATGGGGTTCTTCAGCATCGGCACCTTCGTCGCAGCCATGGCGCCCGGCTTCGAGGTGCTGCTCGTCGCCCGCGTCATCCAGGCCTGCGGCACTGCGATCATGATGCCTCTTCTGATGACGACGGTGATGACACTGGTGCCCGCCTCCTCCCGCGGACGCACCATGGGCAACATCTCGATCGTCATCTCGGTCGCGCCGGCCATCGGCCCGACCATCTCCGGCCTCATCCTGAGCGTGCTCGACTGGCGCTGGATGTTCTGGCTGGTGCTGCCGATCGCCGTCGCCGGGCTCATCCTCGGGGCGCTCCGCATCCCGAACGTCACAACGCCGCGCAAGGCACCGTTCGACCCGCTGTCGGTCGTGCTCTCGGTGTTCGGTTTCGGCGGCCTGGTCTACGGTCTCACCACCATCGGCGGCGCGAACCAGGTGAGTTGGATGCCCGCCTGGGGTCCGCTCGTCGTCGGGCTGGTCGCGCTGGCGCTGTTCGTGCTGCGACAGCTGCAGTTGCAGCGCACGGACCGCGCGCTGCTCGACCTCCGCACGTTCCTCTCGAAGAACTTCACCCTCTCGATCGTGATGTTCGCGATCAGCATGATGGCGCTGTTCGGCACGCTCATTCTGCTGCCGCTGTACCTGCAGAACGTCCTGCGGCTCGACACGCTCTCGACCGGGCTGCTGCTGCTGCCGGGCGGTCTCGTGATGGGTGTGCTCGCGCCGTTCGTGGGCCGCATCTACGACAGGCGCGGGCCGACGGTGCTGCTCGTTCCCGGTGCGATCATCGTGAGCGCTGTGCTCTGGTCGCTGACCATGGTCACCTCGACGACGCCGGTGCCGCTCATCCTGACCGCGCACATCGTGCTGAGCGTCGGTCTCGCGCTGATGTTCACCCCGCTGTTCACGGCCAGCCTCGGTTCGCTCAAGCCTGCCCTGTACTCGCACGGCAGCGCCGTCGTCGGAACCGTG
Above is a genomic segment from Subtercola boreus containing:
- a CDS encoding carbohydrate ABC transporter permease — its product is MTAAVGLGAGAAAAAAVSGAPSASDARTASPRHRGRSRARESLAGYAFLTPNLLLLGVFVIVPLVSAVVISFQRTDGFGAGTFTGIDNYARLATDPVFWRSTLNTALFTAIVTPLSMLLGLGAAVLMNSVLPARGLFRSILILPMAISGVATALIGVLVFDQNNGVLDKLLKAVGLPAVEWQSGGAAAFASVVIVTLWWRVGFNMLIYLAGLQGISPELYEAARLDGAGGWQRFRFVTVPLVGPSSFFLLIMNVIYSFQVFDIVFVLTGGGPQNATSVLVTYAYNNGFVTRDQGYAAAIGVVLLVLTLVFTAVQWRVSRTRDLVD
- a CDS encoding carbohydrate ABC transporter permease, giving the protein MTETLRWRVMRLALAVVISIIVIFPLYWMIVVAFSTRADLLGGELRLWPETLTLANFERVFAAFPVATWFGNSAAIAITVSLITVAVNLLGGYALAHLRFRGSTVLFLIALATLMIPVQVIMVPLFGLVTGLGLYGTYWAVILPTAASAFGLFLARQFILAIPRDLIEAARMDGAGNWRVFTRIILPLSKPLIAVLFFMSLLQTWNDFAWPLIALKQNALFTLPIGLLYLQGQFGADYGGTMAFAIINVLPMVVLFLVFQRYFVQGFARSGIR
- a CDS encoding GNAT family N-acetyltransferase; translation: MNSPSISVRRTRESDWAAVRALRLEMLADTPIAFGETLAAAEGHSERVWRERARRGENPRGTALAAIDESASESERAGSGATNGAGGRWVGTMGGYLDPTGPMLVGVFVSPAYRGRASGVTDLLLAGVEEWARGEADALYLHVHTGNARAIAAYESRGYVATGMLFPYILNPHQQEMEMRKPL
- a CDS encoding GNAT family N-acetyltransferase yields the protein MTILPADWNHPDSERLRRAQRDELDTRYGADTEPGVKPSADDIAVFLMARDENGEAVGCGALRMLGPSEAEVKRMFVAQPARGSGVSTAILRALEAEATARGITTLKLETGPAQPDAVRFYTREGYTRIPLFGHYVHSEGSLCFARDLAADSAADSAADVAADSAAAAAAGSATPPA
- a CDS encoding HNH endonuclease signature motif containing protein codes for the protein MTRESLIIDRPEAAAPPPAARVPASPVAGRVAAVPAVAATVPSAVPSAVPSAVPSAVPSKRDRFAAAVSAVITQHKAVAAAHALLTDLIEVARQAGTALHTVDSFTGGPQWSSDMVVERQIITELAVALHLSENDTRRLLHTSEGLAGPFTATRAALHSGAISYRHAEKIVHHSHTLPVASFPAYEHALLPHARTVTVQRLDTLARAATETAQPTTAVQRHLDAANRRRLDLDPATDGMAYLTLYIPAVEAVAIHNRATDLARSTKQSGDPRTITHLRVDTLTDLLLNAEPTTPGTTPGIRARIHVTVPALTLLHSGTPDSPRASSTTSPSSLRASSRAPIPGTGTGPAPTVSNSEGSSSSRDSGDGRDNDSSSRNRDHAHSSTGSDATPGPGSGSDTANTGATDTALTDADLDDLRNGAGGHGWANLEGYGPIDQLTALHLTRNAPSFTRVLTDPATGCALAYGRQKYKPPADLDELIRLTHTHCTFPHCPEPSATADLDHTIPWNNEGTTELRNLSPLCSSHHKVKHHTEWTIEQTPDGTITWTSPAGHQYTVDPTPLAPPQVRFDNGPDTPAPF
- a CDS encoding MDR family MFS transporter; translated protein: MSDKTLPDTRSAQAPQAPQKPQRPRTETPVIQSDEEARLAARNKLVIGILLVSAFIVILNETIMSVALPRLMEDLSIPAESAQWLTTAFMLTMAVVIPITGFLLQRFNTRPVFIAAMGFFSIGTFVAAMAPGFEVLLVARVIQACGTAIMMPLLMTTVMTLVPASSRGRTMGNISIVISVAPAIGPTISGLILSVLDWRWMFWLVLPIAVAGLILGALRIPNVTTPRKAPFDPLSVVLSVFGFGGLVYGLTTIGGANQVSWMPAWGPLVVGLVALALFVLRQLQLQRTDRALLDLRTFLSKNFTLSIVMFAISMMALFGTLILLPLYLQNVLRLDTLSTGLLLLPGGLVMGVLAPFVGRIYDRRGPTVLLVPGAIIVSAVLWSLTMVTSTTPVPLILTAHIVLSVGLALMFTPLFTASLGSLKPALYSHGSAVVGTVQQVAGAAGTAVFVTLMSSRAASLVATGSDPILAQTDGIRAAFLVGAIVSLGAVAVSFFVRKPVDQPGGAPAPMGH